One part of the Borreliella afzelii genome encodes these proteins:
- the rpmF gene encoding 50S ribosomal protein L32, translating into MAVPKFKPSKSRSRTRRSINMRKKIPQFQECSNCGNLVVRHRICLKCGYYRNNQYLEISL; encoded by the coding sequence ATGGCTGTTCCAAAATTTAAGCCTTCAAAATCTAGGAGTAGAACAAGGCGTAGTATAAACATGCGGAAGAAAATTCCACAATTTCAGGAATGTTCTAATTGTGGTAATCTTGTAGTGAGACACAGAATTTGTTTAAAATGCGGATATTATAGAAATAACCAATATCTAGAAATAAGTTTGTAG
- a CDS encoding CCA tRNA nucleotidyltransferase gives MNLGKNNQNIIKIGKIFKKNNYELYLVGGALRDLLLNKQPCDFDFATNATPEEIIKLFPNNIKTGIKHGTIGIIFNKKIFEITTYRIEKEYEKKRAPKQVKYTKNLIKDLKRRDFTINAIAMDIFNFNIIDCYDGKKDLNKKIIRCIGNPNKRFEEDALRILRAARFSSTLNFNIEKNTLISMKYKKENILMISKERIKNEFQKLLEGVNIQKGIYYLKKVDFFKNFFNLEIKTKLIKKTVLLNKDKFYLKAITILTIEKPIKELKENLTSLKFSNKEIKLILFYRSIIDNNNIFNVKKLSDIRYLLSKSTREHYKEIIDIYKALKGKKKKYLFITKNIKRKKLLKSPLSLKDLKINGKDIQNIIQIEDKNIGKILNILLSYVIENPKLNTKNYLIKKIKTLKINIFHSF, from the coding sequence ATGAATCTAGGAAAGAATAATCAAAATATAATTAAAATTGGTAAAATATTTAAAAAAAACAACTACGAATTATATTTGGTTGGAGGCGCTTTAAGAGACTTGCTGCTTAATAAACAACCTTGTGATTTTGATTTTGCAACAAATGCAACTCCCGAAGAAATAATAAAGTTATTTCCAAATAATATTAAAACAGGAATAAAACACGGCACAATTGGTATTATTTTTAACAAAAAAATCTTTGAAATCACTACATATAGAATAGAAAAAGAATATGAAAAAAAAAGAGCCCCTAAACAAGTAAAATATACTAAAAATTTAATTAAAGATCTTAAAAGAAGAGATTTTACAATCAATGCAATTGCAATGGATATTTTTAACTTTAACATAATAGATTGCTATGATGGAAAAAAAGATCTTAATAAGAAAATAATAAGATGTATAGGAAACCCAAATAAAAGGTTTGAAGAAGACGCACTTAGAATACTAAGGGCAGCAAGATTTTCATCCACACTTAATTTTAATATTGAAAAAAATACTTTAATTTCAATGAAATATAAAAAAGAAAATATTTTAATGATTTCAAAGGAAAGAATAAAAAATGAATTTCAGAAATTGTTAGAAGGTGTAAATATACAAAAAGGAATTTATTATCTTAAAAAAGTTGATTTTTTTAAAAATTTTTTCAATCTAGAAATAAAAACAAAATTAATCAAAAAAACTGTCCTGCTTAACAAAGACAAATTTTATCTAAAGGCAATCACTATATTGACAATTGAAAAACCTATAAAAGAACTAAAAGAAAACTTAACTTCACTTAAATTTTCAAATAAAGAAATTAAGTTAATTTTATTCTATAGAAGCATAATCGATAATAACAATATTTTTAATGTCAAAAAATTAAGTGATATTAGATATTTGCTTAGTAAAAGCACAAGAGAACATTATAAAGAAATAATTGATATATACAAGGCACTCAAAGGAAAAAAGAAGAAATATTTATTTATAACAAAAAACATAAAAAGAAAAAAATTACTAAAAAGTCCCCTCTCTTTAAAAGATTTGAAAATAAATGGTAAAGATATTCAAAATATCATACAAATAGAAGACAAAAATATCGGTAAAATTTTAAACATACTACTAAGCTATGTAATTGAAAACCCCAAGCTTAATACTAAAAATTATCTTATAAAAAAAATAAAAACCTTAAAGATTAATATCTTCCATAGCTTTTAA
- the coaD gene encoding pantetheine-phosphate adenylyltransferase, translating to MKVAVFPGSFDPITWGHIDLIKRSLAIFDKVVVLVAKNKSKKYLLSDIERFTLTKDVISSLNFLNVFVDSYSGFIVDYALINSIKFIVRGIRAFNDFDIEFERYLVNNKLNFKIDTIFLPSSAEHLYVRSDFVKELMRKKDVDLSHFVPELVFNRLKSKFIDK from the coding sequence ATGAAGGTGGCAGTTTTTCCCGGATCTTTTGATCCAATTACCTGGGGTCATATTGATTTAATTAAAAGATCATTGGCTATTTTTGACAAAGTTGTTGTTTTGGTAGCTAAAAACAAATCAAAAAAATATTTGCTAAGTGATATTGAGAGGTTTACTCTTACAAAAGATGTTATTTCGTCTTTAAATTTTTTAAATGTATTTGTAGATAGTTATAGTGGGTTTATTGTTGATTATGCATTAATTAATTCTATTAAATTTATTGTTAGGGGAATTAGGGCTTTTAATGATTTTGATATAGAGTTTGAGAGATATCTTGTTAATAATAAGCTCAATTTTAAAATTGATACTATATTTTTGCCAAGTAGTGCGGAGCATTTATACGTAAGGTCAGATTTTGTAAAAGAATTGATGAGGAAAAAGGATGTTGATCTTTCTCATTTTGTTCCAGAATTGGTGTTTAATAGATTGAAATCTAAGTTTATTGACAAATGA
- the rplS gene encoding 50S ribosomal protein L19, with product MDLIRKIEAQNKKNEAFVFNVGDTVKVVYKIIEGNNERLQSFEGIIISFQNKGIGKTFLVRKISSGIGVEKIFPVYSPIIEKVEVLRRGKVRRAKLYYMRNRIGKAAMKIKERLNFKRS from the coding sequence ATGGATTTGATAAGAAAAATTGAAGCTCAAAATAAGAAAAATGAGGCTTTTGTCTTTAATGTGGGAGATACTGTGAAGGTTGTTTATAAAATTATTGAAGGTAATAATGAAAGGTTGCAGAGTTTTGAAGGAATTATTATTTCTTTTCAAAATAAAGGAATTGGCAAAACATTTTTGGTTAGAAAAATTTCTTCAGGAATAGGTGTTGAAAAAATTTTTCCAGTGTATTCTCCTATTATAGAAAAAGTTGAAGTTTTAAGAAGAGGAAAGGTCAGAAGGGCAAAGCTTTATTATATGAGAAATAGAATTGGTAAAGCTGCTATGAAGATAAAGGAGCGTCTTAATTTTAAAAGAAGTTGA
- the rnc gene encoding ribonuclease III, which yields MKKNSSDFCFSNERKAQLSEFLENLSIDFNNFDLLNTALSHSSYSNELDQKSDNNERLEFLGDSVLNLIITDHLYKTYPNKSEGELSKARSYIVSEDSLSSIAREIDLGSYILLGRGEESNDGRNKKGILADAIEAFVGAIYLDSGFLIATEFVVGLFDMYIRLMFNRGDFKDYKSLLQEYVQKKYKISPNYKLDKEIGPDHDKVFCVELYVGEKFISNGKGKSKKEAEMRAAEVALKAMEDINL from the coding sequence ATGAAAAAAAATTCTTCCGATTTTTGTTTTAGTAATGAAAGAAAAGCTCAATTAAGTGAATTTTTGGAAAATTTGAGCATTGATTTTAATAATTTTGATTTATTAAATACAGCATTGAGTCATTCGTCGTATTCTAATGAGTTGGATCAAAAATCCGACAATAATGAGAGATTGGAATTTTTGGGAGATTCTGTGCTTAATTTGATTATCACTGATCATCTTTATAAAACTTATCCAAATAAGAGTGAAGGAGAGCTTAGTAAGGCTAGATCTTATATTGTTAGTGAAGATTCCCTATCTAGTATTGCTAGAGAGATTGATCTTGGTTCTTATATTTTGCTTGGCAGGGGAGAGGAGAGTAATGATGGTCGCAACAAAAAAGGCATTCTTGCAGATGCTATTGAGGCTTTTGTAGGTGCTATTTATCTTGATAGTGGGTTTTTAATAGCAACAGAATTTGTGGTTGGACTTTTTGACATGTATATACGATTGATGTTTAATAGGGGAGATTTTAAAGATTATAAGAGTTTGTTGCAAGAATATGTTCAAAAGAAATATAAAATCTCACCAAATTATAAGCTAGACAAGGAAATAGGTCCAGATCATGATAAAGTTTTTTGCGTTGAACTTTATGTTGGAGAAAAGTTTATATCAAATGGAAAGGGCAAATCTAAAAAAGAGGCCGAAATGAGAGCGGCTGAGGTAGCTTTAAAAGCTATGGAAGATATTAATCTTTAA
- the acpP gene encoding acyl carrier protein yields MDNDEIFSKVRSIISEQLDKKEDEITIDSRFVEDLNADSLDIYELLYLLEEAFDDKIPENEANEFETVGDVVNFIKKRKG; encoded by the coding sequence ATGGATAATGATGAAATTTTTAGCAAGGTTAGATCTATTATATCTGAGCAGCTTGATAAAAAAGAAGATGAAATTACTATAGACTCCAGATTTGTTGAGGATCTTAATGCAGATAGTCTTGATATTTATGAGCTTTTATATTTGCTTGAAGAGGCTTTTGATGATAAGATCCCGGAGAACGAAGCCAATGAATTTGAGACGGTAGGCGATGTTGTTAATTTTATTAAAAAGAGAAAAGGTTGA